A single region of the Lotus japonicus ecotype B-129 chromosome 4, LjGifu_v1.2 genome encodes:
- the LOC130710906 gene encoding pathogenesis-related protein PR-1-like, which translates to MRAHLILFLFLLVLANPQSASSVPQTHNQLTPKKIPDNETIYKVSKQLCWGCIGESLEFLFRHNMVRAAKWESPLMWDFQLQSYARWWAGQRKPDCKVEHSFPENDFKLGENIFWGSGSAWTPTDAVKAWADEEKYYTYATNTCEEGQMCGHYTQIVWKNTKRVGCARVVCDDGDVFMTCNYDPVGNYVGERPY; encoded by the coding sequence ATGAGAGCCCATTTGATCCTCTTCTTGTTCCTTCTTGTCTTAGCCAATCCACAATCCGCTTCTTCAGTTCCTCAAACACATAACCAACTGACCCCAAAGAAAATACCTGACAATGAAACCATATACAAGGTCTCAAAACAGCTATGTTGGGGCTGCATTGGTGAATCACTAGAGTTTTTATTCAGGCACAACATGGTGAGAGCAGCCAAATGGGAATCTCCACTGATGTGGGACTTCCAGCTCCAGAGCTACGCGCGGTGGTGGGCCGGTCAGAGAAAACCAGATTGCAAGGTGGAGCACTCTTTCCCGGAGAATGATTTTAAGCTAGGAGAGAACATATTCTGGGGCAGCGGCTCCGCGTGGACGCCGACGGATGCGGTGAAAGCTTGGGCTGATGAAGAGAAATATTATACCTATGCCACTAACACATGTGAAGAGGGTCAAATGTGTGGGCATTACACTCAGATTGTGTGGAAGAACACCAAGAGAGTTGGGTGTGCAAGAGTTGTGTGTGATGATGGAGATGTGTTCATGACTTGTAATTATGACCCTGTGGGCAATTATGTTGGAGAACGCCCATATTGA
- the LOC130716200 gene encoding lipid droplet phospholipase 1-like, whose product MKLLHRIGVNCFMNPNANSKPEAEAEIETRHHHLVHDGKPLPQHLVIMVNGIIGSPADWKFAADQFLEKLPDQVIVHRSECNSSKLTFDGVDTMGERLAQEVMSVVRRYPGLRKISFVAHSLGGLVARYAIGRLLEEQKEVPTVNEKAECVKNCLEKQSCEAKIAGLEPMNFITVATPHLGSRGHKQLPFLCGLLFLERRASQTAHLIAGRTGKHLFLTDNDGGKPPLLLRMVYDSDDLKFMSALCAFKRRVAYANANSDYMVGWRTSSIRRQRELPKSNLLIIDEKYPHIVHAKGGSGTADDIVTNKESSNVGGQTIDFEEEMVRGLTIVPWERVDVSFQKSKQRYVAHSTIQVKTYWLNSDGCDVIFHMMDNFLL is encoded by the exons ATGAAACTACTTCACCGTATCGGAGTAAACTGCTTCATGAATCCCAACGCAAATTCCAAACCAGAGGCAGAGGCGGAGATTGAGACTCGCCACCATCACTTGGTTCATGATGGCAAACCTCTTCCTCAACACCTTGTGATCATGGTTAATGGCATCATTGGCAG TCCTGCAGATTGGAAATTTGCTGCGGATCAGTTTCTTGAGAAGCTTCCAGATCAAGTTATCGTTCACC GCAGTGAATGCAATTCTTCAAAGTTGACTTTTGATGGTGTTGATACAATGGGTGAGAGGCTAGCTCAAGAG GTGATGTCTGTTGTTAGGCGCTACCCGGGGTTGCGGAAGATCTCCTTTGTGGCACATTCTTTGGGAGGCTTGGTGGCAAGATATGCTATTGGGAGACTACTTGAAGAGCAGAAAGAAGTTCCCACAGTGAATGAGAAGGCAGAATGTGTGAAGAATTGCCTTGAAAAACAGAGTTGTGAAGCTAAAATAGCTGGTTTAGAGCCAATGAACTTTATAACAGTTGCAACACCACATCTTGGTTCAAGAGGACATAAACAG CTTCCATTTCTTTGTGGTCTTCTTTTCCTTGAAAGAAGAGCCTCTCAAACTGCACATTTAATAGCAGGGAGAACTGGGAAGCATCTCTTCCTTACAGACAATGATGGTGGAAAGCCTCCACTACTCCTGCGAATGGTTTATGATTCTgatgatttaaaatttat GTCAGCCTTATGTGCGTTTAAGCGTCGTGTAGCATATGCAAATGCAAACTCTGATT ATATGGTTGGATGGCGTACCTCATCAATTCGGCGTCAACGTGAACTTCCAAAG TCCAATCTTCTAATAATTGATGAGAAATACCCGCACATTGTACATGCCAAAGGTGGGAGTGGGACTGCAGATGACATTGTTACCAATAAAGAATCTTCTAATGTTGGAGGCCAAACAATTGACTTTGAAG AGGAGATGGTAAGAGGTCTCACCATTGTTCCTTGGGAGCGCGTAGATGTTAGCTTTCAAAAGAGTAAACAGCGATATGTTGCTCACAGTACAATCCAG GTGaaaacctactggttgaattcaGATGGTTGTGATGTGATCTTCCATATGATGGATAACTTTCTTCTATAA